The proteins below come from a single Candidatus Omnitrophota bacterium genomic window:
- the hflX gene encoding GTPase HflX, translated as MERALLVTIKLRSEKDSWRMEDTAEELEELAQTCGVEAVDNITCVCDKPTPNFFIGKGKTEEIALLADEEGVDTVIFSHDLSGTQQRNLEEVINKKTIDRTQLILDIFAQHAKSPQGKMQVELAQLQYIMPRLIGKGIILSRLGGGIGTSGPGEQKLETDRRRIRKKIDNLKADLRYLTQHRLTLRKKRKDKAIPSVALIGYTNAGKSTLLNALTSAGQVVADSLFTTLDPLSKSLKLPNAEQVIISDTVGFLHDLPHHLIEAFKATLEEATEADLLIHVLDISHPRAYQHNQAVFGVLKELGAEDKPIITALNKVDLLEDKSWLEKQKADFPNSIAISARSGENLSLLLKKIEDNFSDRMTYLELNIPHSRMDLIDFCYREGKVEEVKYLQKGIKIRVNLPIIIAHKLLHNKEIEKIN; from the coding sequence ATGGAACGGGCGCTGTTAGTCACGATAAAATTGAGGTCAGAGAAGGACAGCTGGCGGATGGAAGATACGGCTGAGGAGCTAGAAGAGCTGGCTCAAACCTGCGGCGTAGAAGCAGTGGATAATATTACCTGCGTCTGCGATAAACCCACGCCTAATTTTTTTATCGGTAAAGGAAAAACAGAAGAGATAGCTTTGTTAGCCGATGAGGAAGGCGTAGATACGGTAATTTTCAGCCATGATTTATCCGGAACGCAGCAGCGGAATTTAGAAGAGGTCATCAATAAAAAGACCATTGACCGCACGCAGTTGATCCTGGATATCTTTGCCCAGCACGCTAAGAGCCCGCAAGGGAAGATGCAGGTAGAGCTGGCGCAGTTACAGTATATTATGCCCAGGTTAATAGGTAAGGGGATAATCCTTTCGCGTTTAGGAGGCGGTATCGGTACAAGCGGCCCGGGAGAACAGAAGCTTGAGACAGACCGCAGGCGTATCAGAAAAAAGATTGATAACCTTAAGGCTGATTTAAGGTATCTTACCCAGCACCGCCTGACTCTGCGTAAAAAAAGAAAAGATAAAGCTATACCCAGCGTGGCTTTAATAGGTTATACCAATGCCGGTAAATCGACGCTGCTTAATGCGTTGACATCTGCCGGACAAGTGGTAGCCGATAGTTTGTTTACTACTTTAGACCCTCTCTCAAAGAGCCTGAAATTACCTAACGCAGAACAGGTGATCATCTCAGACACCGTAGGATTTTTGCACGACCTTCCTCATCATCTCATCGAGGCATTTAAGGCTACGTTAGAAGAAGCCACAGAAGCAGATTTATTAATCCATGTTTTAGATATAAGCCACCCGCGCGCATATCAACACAATCAGGCTGTGTTTGGCGTATTGAAAGAATTAGGGGCAGAGGACAAGCCCATAATCACTGCTTTAAATAAAGTTGATTTATTAGAAGATAAGAGTTGGTTAGAGAAACAGAAGGCAGATTTCCCTAATTCTATAGCTATTTCTGCGCGGTCCGGAGAAAACCTAAGTTTATTATTAAAAAAGATAGAGGATAATTTTTCGGATAGGATGACTTACCTGGAATTAAATATCCCGCATTCCCGCATGGATCTGATAGATTTTTGTTATCGGGAGGGTAAAGTAGAAGAGGTAAAATATCTGCAAAAAGGTATAAAAATTAGAGTAAATCTACCTATAATTATAGCACATAAGTTATTGCATAACAAAGAAATAGAGAAAATCAATTAG
- the grpE gene encoding nucleotide exchange factor GrpE: protein MQPQKQNQQEDKKHTEAPAKEEKTVSLPESEYLKLKEEAEKAKEYWDRLLRLQADFDNTRKRLEKEKQDFVKFANEGIILELLNILDDLERTVELAQSKHQDLPVFLKGVEMILAHLYEMLKEYGVKPIEAEGKLFDPHYHEALMQAEDIDVPEHTVIEELQKGYLLNDRIIRTAKVKVSKQK from the coding sequence ATGCAGCCCCAGAAACAAAATCAGCAAGAGGATAAAAAGCACACCGAAGCGCCCGCAAAAGAAGAAAAGACCGTTTCTTTGCCAGAATCCGAATACCTGAAGTTAAAGGAAGAGGCAGAAAAAGCTAAGGAATACTGGGACAGGTTGCTGCGGCTGCAGGCTGATTTTGATAATACGCGTAAGCGTTTAGAGAAGGAAAAGCAGGATTTTGTAAAATTTGCTAACGAAGGCATTATTCTAGAATTATTAAATATACTGGATGATTTAGAGCGCACTGTGGAATTAGCCCAGTCTAAACACCAGGACCTGCCGGTTTTTTTAAAAGGCGTAGAAATGATCCTGGCGCATCTTTACGAAATGCTGAAAGAATACGGGGTTAAACCCATCGAGGCAGAGGGTAAGTTATTTGACCCGCATTACCACGAAGCGCTGATGCAGGCAGAAGACATTGATGTGCCGGAGCACACCGTTATAGAGGAATTACAAAAAGGTTATTTATTGAATGACCGGATTATCAGGACGGCGAAAGTGAAGGTTAGTAAACAGAAATAA
- the miaA gene encoding tRNA (adenosine(37)-N6)-dimethylallyltransferase MiaA — MKPKIVFLVGPTAIGKTDIALALAKKIKAEIISCDSMQVYRGADILTSKPPAALRKAIPHHLINMVSADKEYNVSRYYKDVAAKVKEIIGRGKIPLIVGGTGLYMSILIDGIFKSRPICKVRRSRFYKEAETKGSGYLYSKLKGIDPDAALKIHPHDTKRIIRALEVYAATGKPISSLQRQRQGLKDEYDVKIFCLNMERDKLYRRIDGRVDKMFIQGAVSEAKKLLKLKLSRTAGYALGIREIKGYLDGLYDLEEAKRLLKKNTRNYAKRQLTWFRKDKRIQWIEISEKQKPQHIVNRIVRMF, encoded by the coding sequence ATGAAGCCAAAAATAGTATTCCTGGTCGGCCCCACCGCCATAGGTAAAACCGATATTGCGCTGGCGTTAGCGAAAAAAATCAAAGCAGAAATCATCTCCTGCGATTCCATGCAGGTTTATAGGGGCGCGGATATCCTTACTTCTAAGCCGCCTGCGGCATTAAGAAAAGCCATTCCCCACCATTTAATAAACATGGTTTCCGCGGATAAAGAATATAATGTCTCCAGATACTATAAAGACGTAGCAGCAAAGGTTAAAGAGATTATAGGGCGCGGTAAGATTCCGCTTATTGTAGGCGGGACCGGCCTTTATATGTCCATACTCATTGACGGTATATTTAAAAGCAGGCCCATTTGCAAAGTTAGGCGCAGCCGTTTTTATAAAGAAGCAGAAACAAAGGGGAGCGGATATTTATATAGTAAACTCAAAGGCATAGACCCTGACGCAGCGCTAAAAATACATCCCCATGATACTAAACGCATCATACGTGCACTGGAAGTCTATGCAGCCACGGGTAAGCCCATATCTTCTTTACAAAGACAGAGGCAGGGCTTAAAGGATGAATATGATGTAAAGATTTTTTGCCTGAATATGGAGCGCGATAAACTTTATCGTAGAATAGATGGGCGTGTAGATAAGATGTTTATTCAAGGCGCGGTTTCCGAGGCAAAGAAGCTGCTTAAATTAAAACTAAGCAGGACCGCCGGGTACGCCTTAGGCATAAGGGAGATAAAGGGTTATTTGGATGGTTTATATGATTTAGAAGAAGCAAAACGTTTACTCAAAAAAAATACCCGTAATTACGCCAAGAGGCAACTTACCTGGTTCAGGAAGGATAAACGTATTCAGTGGATTGAAATTAGCGAAAAACAAAAGCCACAACATATAGTTAATAGAATTGTTAGAATGTTTTAA
- a CDS encoding GSU2403 family nucleotidyltransferase fold protein has product MEKNQYELCVKVLKRLEKAGVLKDVILIGSWCIPFYKEYFVGIKYISTIKTRDVDFLIPNPHGISVNVNIPELLKDLGFIIGYRGAKGYIKLEHPDLVVEFLSPEKGKGSDKPIPLPKLGVNAVALRFLSLLTDNVIKAKVEDFEVLLPHPINFALHKLIIFQRRFKEDKAAKDRNAAIEIIKALINKGEAATIKHVFNSMLPKWQKKVIKGLEEAREKDILNIFS; this is encoded by the coding sequence GTGGAAAAGAATCAATATGAACTATGCGTTAAAGTTCTAAAAAGATTAGAGAAGGCCGGAGTTCTAAAAGACGTTATTCTTATAGGTAGTTGGTGTATTCCATTCTATAAAGAATATTTTGTAGGTATAAAGTATATCTCGACCATTAAAACAAGAGACGTAGATTTCTTGATTCCCAACCCACACGGAATCAGCGTTAATGTGAATATTCCAGAATTATTAAAAGACTTAGGATTTATCATTGGTTATAGGGGAGCAAAAGGATATATTAAATTAGAACATCCTGATTTGGTAGTAGAATTTTTATCTCCAGAAAAAGGAAAAGGCAGCGACAAGCCAATCCCCTTACCAAAATTAGGCGTTAATGCGGTTGCTCTGAGGTTTTTGAGTTTGCTTACCGACAATGTAATTAAGGCTAAAGTTGAAGATTTTGAAGTTTTATTACCTCATCCTATCAATTTTGCCCTCCACAAATTAATCATTTTCCAGCGTAGATTCAAGGAAGATAAAGCCGCAAAAGACAGGAATGCTGCTATAGAAATTATTAAGGCTTTGATAAATAAGGGCGAAGCAGCAACCATTAAACACGTTTTTAATTCCATGTTACCGAAATGGCAGAAGAAAGTTATAAAAGGATTGGAAGAAGCAAGAGAAAAAGATATCTTAAATATATTCTCATAA
- a CDS encoding MerR family transcriptional regulator, which translates to MPLFDIRISPDEPVYVISVVSKLVDLPAWTLRQLDKAGLVCPKRIGKKNRLYSLKDVKKLEYVHYLMEEKRVNIHGIRIILEKETEE; encoded by the coding sequence ATGCCTTTATTTGATATCCGTATTAGTCCTGATGAGCCTGTTTATGTAATCAGCGTGGTCAGCAAATTAGTGGACCTGCCGGCGTGGACTTTACGCCAGCTGGATAAGGCAGGGCTGGTTTGCCCCAAGAGAATAGGTAAAAAGAACCGGCTTTATTCTTTAAAGGATGTAAAGAAATTAGAGTATGTGCATTATCTCATGGAAGAAAAACGCGTGAATATTCATGGTATAAGGATAATCCTAGAAAAAGAAACAGAGGAATAA
- the dnaK gene encoding molecular chaperone DnaK produces MAKVIGIDLGTSNSAAAVMEGGRPVIIPSAEGAGVASGKAFPSYVAFTKDGQRLVGEPARRQAAINAEGTIQAAKRKMGTDFKFKVFGKEYTPQQISAFILQKIKQDAEAYLGDKVEEVVITCPAYFDDNQRTATKDAGEIAGLRVLRIINEPTAACLAYGLEKAQKEQKIMVFDLGGGTLDVTIMEMAQGVFHVQSTSGDTQLGGTDMDKVLLEHIAGQFKRETGIDLMNDKMAVQRLREAAEKAKIELSSTVSTDINLPFITADATGPKHLTMTITRAKLEDLISPIIDRCRHPMEQAISDAKLTPKDIDRIIMVGGPTRMPIVQKFVEDYVGKKIERGVDPMECVALGAAIQAAIIKGDVKDVLLLDVTPLSLGIETLGGVDTKLIERNASIPTQKSQIFSTAADNQTAVTIRVLQGERQMADDNVELGRFDLVGIPAAPRGVPQIEVKFDIDRDGIVHVSAKDLGTGKEQSIRITAPKKLSKEEIDKMVRDAEKFAAEDTKKKEEVEVINQADNLVYATEKSLKEFGDKVSQAERLDIEAKLNDLKAAIKDKNVDRIKRGSEDLTKASHKLAEEIYKQAAQKQQQQGQAQGARGQEQTEEPEDKKSAEGGSASGGKDEDIIDADFKEEDDKSGKS; encoded by the coding sequence ATGGCTAAAGTGATAGGTATTGACTTAGGGACATCTAACTCGGCAGCAGCAGTGATGGAAGGCGGCAGGCCCGTAATAATCCCGTCTGCCGAAGGCGCGGGCGTGGCATCAGGCAAGGCATTCCCTTCTTACGTTGCTTTTACCAAAGACGGCCAGCGTTTAGTCGGCGAGCCGGCTAGGCGCCAGGCAGCAATTAACGCAGAAGGTACTATACAAGCTGCTAAACGTAAGATGGGTACTGACTTTAAGTTTAAAGTTTTCGGCAAGGAATATACGCCGCAACAGATCTCCGCTTTTATCCTGCAAAAGATAAAGCAGGATGCGGAGGCGTATCTCGGAGATAAAGTTGAGGAAGTGGTAATTACCTGCCCCGCATATTTTGATGATAACCAGAGGACAGCTACTAAGGATGCCGGTGAAATAGCGGGTTTAAGAGTATTAAGGATTATAAACGAACCGACCGCAGCCTGCCTGGCTTATGGCCTTGAAAAAGCGCAGAAAGAGCAGAAGATCATGGTCTTTGATTTAGGCGGCGGAACCCTGGATGTCACTATAATGGAAATGGCTCAAGGCGTATTCCATGTGCAGTCAACATCAGGCGATACGCAATTAGGCGGCACAGATATGGATAAGGTATTACTTGAACATATTGCCGGGCAATTTAAACGCGAAACCGGGATAGACCTGATGAATGACAAGATGGCTGTGCAGAGGTTACGCGAGGCAGCGGAGAAGGCCAAGATAGAATTATCCTCTACGGTAAGCACGGATATCAATTTACCTTTTATCACGGCAGACGCCACCGGCCCTAAGCATTTAACCATGACCATCACCCGCGCAAAATTAGAGGATTTGATTTCGCCTATAATTGACCGGTGCCGCCACCCCATGGAGCAGGCAATCAGCGATGCCAAATTGACGCCCAAAGATATAGACAGGATTATCATGGTCGGCGGGCCTACGCGTATGCCTATCGTGCAGAAATTTGTCGAGGATTATGTCGGCAAGAAAATAGAGCGCGGAGTCGACCCCATGGAGTGCGTTGCCTTAGGCGCTGCAATACAGGCAGCGATTATAAAGGGGGATGTTAAAGATGTATTGCTTTTGGATGTTACCCCGCTATCCCTCGGTATTGAAACCTTAGGCGGAGTAGATACAAAATTGATTGAAAGAAACGCATCTATCCCTACGCAAAAGAGCCAGATATTTTCCACAGCTGCCGATAATCAGACGGCGGTGACTATCCGCGTGCTTCAGGGCGAACGCCAGATGGCCGATGATAACGTGGAATTGGGCAGGTTTGACCTGGTAGGTATTCCCGCGGCTCCGCGCGGCGTTCCGCAGATAGAGGTAAAATTTGATATTGACCGTGACGGGATTGTGCACGTTTCTGCCAAGGATTTAGGCACAGGCAAAGAACAATCCATACGCATTACCGCACCCAAGAAGCTCTCTAAAGAAGAAATCGATAAGATGGTCAGGGATGCGGAAAAGTTTGCCGCCGAAGACACAAAGAAGAAAGAAGAAGTAGAAGTCATTAACCAGGCAGACAATCTTGTTTACGCTACGGAGAAATCCCTGAAAGAATTCGGCGATAAAGTCTCCCAGGCAGAGCGCTTAGATATAGAAGCAAAGCTCAATGACCTTAAGGCAGCTATAAAAGATAAGAACGTTGATAGGATCAAAAGGGGCTCAGAGGATTTAACCAAGGCCTCGCATAAATTAGCAGAAGAAATATATAAGCAGGCAGCGCAGAAACAGCAGCAACAGGGCCAGGCGCAAGGTGCAAGAGGCCAGGAGCAAACTGAAGAGCCAGAGGATAAGAAGTCCGCCGAAGGCGGATCCGCCTCCGGCGGAAAAGACGAAGATATTATAGACGCGGATTTTAAGGAAGAAGATGATAAAAGTGGTAAGTCTTAA
- a CDS encoding SPOR domain-containing protein: protein MLNYGLQLTTYSLRKWVLFIICVLCIVICNSAYALDIDKVKVSFLNGDYKSAISAGEKALANYSGSHSGLEELYYILALSYLKDGNYLRASDIFEILLKEFKNSPFTEGAQVGLGDTYFLRGEYVKAQDYYKELLNVDPRTRFTASLYYRLSQIGFKTGDTQQAKEYLDKLKKNFPSSLEVKLDKELYSLTDIYYTVQVGSFAKASNAGNLRDKLIKRGYDAYTEEAQMNDARVYRVKVGRLKLRSEATQLENRLSGEGYPTKIIP, encoded by the coding sequence ATGTTAAATTACGGCTTACAGCTTACCACTTACAGCTTACGGAAATGGGTATTATTTATAATTTGTGTATTGTGTATTGTGATTTGTAACAGTGCTTATGCCTTAGATATTGATAAGGTTAAGGTTTCCTTTTTAAACGGCGATTACAAGTCCGCTATATCAGCAGGCGAAAAGGCCTTAGCTAATTATAGCGGCAGCCATTCTGGCCTGGAAGAGCTGTATTATATACTGGCCTTAAGTTATCTTAAGGACGGTAATTATCTGCGTGCTTCGGATATATTTGAAATATTACTTAAAGAATTCAAAAATAGCCCTTTTACGGAAGGCGCGCAGGTAGGGTTAGGCGACACTTATTTCCTAAGAGGCGAATACGTTAAGGCGCAAGATTACTACAAAGAACTCTTAAATGTTGACCCCCGCACAAGATTTACCGCTTCGCTTTATTACCGGCTCAGCCAGATCGGATTCAAGACAGGGGATACCCAGCAGGCAAAAGAATACCTGGACAAACTAAAGAAAAATTTTCCTTCCAGCCTTGAAGTAAAATTAGATAAGGAACTGTATTCTCTTACGGATATATACTATACCGTACAGGTAGGCTCGTTTGCAAAGGCCTCAAATGCCGGGAATCTACGCGATAAATTAATCAAGAGAGGATACGATGCCTATACCGAAGAGGCCCAGATGAATGATGCCAGGGTCTACCGGGTTAAGGTCGGAAGATTAAAGTTACGCTCGGAAGCAACGCAATTAGAAAATCGACTTTCAGGCGAAGGTTATCCCACAAAGATCATTCCTTAA
- the miaB gene encoding tRNA (N6-isopentenyl adenosine(37)-C2)-methylthiotransferase MiaB, with product MGVTTKKELGKRLYIVTFGCQMNVRDSEVICGLLKKEGYKITQEPKKSGIIIFNTCSVRRHAEDKVWSEIGRYKNKKVIIGVVGCMAQNYKEDIFQKAANVNFVVGPQDIDKIPEIIKKLSAQKDLFERKVWETDGDGRPEGIYHSGFYADKKHAYVVISEGCSNYCSYCVVPYVRGQLRNRNDKDILKEIKEAVGRGRDKITLLGQNVNAYKYNGINFVKLIESVNSVKGLKEFSFITSHPKDTSLELFKAMADLEKLKKYLHLPIQSGSDRILKLMNRGYTRNFYLELAGNYRKIVKGAALTTDIIVGFPTEALQDFQDTYDLVKDVGFNAAYIFKYSPRPHTQAENFLDDVDKQEKEKRHRLILELQKEISRKKQC from the coding sequence ATGGGTGTAACAACCAAAAAAGAGTTAGGCAAGCGTCTCTACATTGTTACCTTCGGTTGCCAGATGAATGTGCGGGATTCGGAGGTAATCTGCGGGCTGCTGAAAAAAGAAGGTTATAAAATAACTCAAGAGCCCAAGAAATCCGGCATCATTATTTTTAATACTTGTTCGGTGCGCCGGCACGCCGAAGATAAGGTTTGGTCAGAGATCGGCAGGTATAAGAATAAAAAGGTAATTATCGGTGTCGTCGGATGTATGGCCCAGAATTATAAAGAAGATATTTTTCAAAAAGCAGCTAATGTAAATTTTGTGGTGGGGCCGCAAGATATAGATAAGATACCCGAAATTATAAAAAAATTATCAGCACAAAAAGATTTATTCGAGAGAAAGGTTTGGGAGACTGACGGCGATGGCAGGCCGGAAGGGATTTATCACAGCGGTTTTTACGCAGATAAAAAACACGCCTATGTGGTTATTTCAGAAGGTTGCTCCAATTATTGTTCTTATTGCGTCGTGCCTTATGTCAGAGGGCAGTTACGTAACCGTAATGACAAAGATATCCTGAAAGAAATAAAAGAGGCGGTCGGCCGCGGTAGAGACAAAATTACGCTTTTAGGCCAGAATGTAAATGCCTATAAATACAATGGTATTAATTTCGTTAAGCTTATTGAATCGGTTAATTCCGTTAAAGGGTTAAAAGAATTCAGTTTTATTACCTCGCATCCTAAGGACACGTCCCTGGAATTATTTAAGGCAATGGCAGATTTAGAAAAGTTAAAAAAATACCTGCATCTACCCATCCAGTCAGGCTCGGACAGGATTTTGAAGCTGATGAACCGCGGCTACACCAGAAATTTTTATTTGGAATTAGCAGGTAATTATCGTAAAATTGTAAAGGGTGCGGCCCTGACTACGGATATTATCGTAGGCTTTCCTACGGAGGCATTACAGGACTTCCAGGATACTTACGATTTAGTAAAGGATGTAGGATTCAACGCCGCGTATATATTTAAATATTCGCCGCGTCCGCATACGCAAGCCGAGAATTTTCTTGATGACGTAGATAAACAGGAGAAGGAAAAAAGGCATCGGTTGATTCTGGAGTTACAGAAAGAAATATCTAGGAAGAAGCAATGTTAA